In Kwoniella pini CBS 10737 chromosome 2, complete sequence, a single genomic region encodes these proteins:
- a CDS encoding transitional endoplasmic reticulum ATPase, whose product MADDPSKAVTDDSTATAILRQKRSPNRLMVDESPQEDNSVAILHPNTMETLGLFRGDTIIVRGKRRRDTVLICLSQDDIEEGKIAMNKVARGNCAVKLADLVHVSPANDIKYGKRIHVLPFADSIEGLSGNLFDVYLRPYFLEAYRPVRKGDVFQVRGGMRTVDFKVVEVDPSPYCIVASDTVIHTEGDPIDREAEEANLNDVGYDDLGGCRKQLAQIRELVELPLRHPQLFKAIGIKPPRGILMFGPPGTGKTLMARAVANETGAFFFLINGPEIMSKMAAAMQQIREKMDLIDLDEETIDAEVLDSLGVTMENFRFALGVNNPSALRETVVEIPTTTWDDIGGLDKVKRELQETVQYPVEHPEKFLKYGMSPSKGVLFYGPPGTGKTLLAKAIANECQANFISIKGPELLTMWFGESEANVRDVFDKARAAAPCVMFFDELDSIAKSRGGSGGDGGGASDRVLNQILTEMDGMNAKKNVFIIGATNRPDQIDSALLRPGRLDQLIYIPLPDETSRLSILKATLRKSPIDPGVDLNFLAKSTAGFSGADLTEICQRAAKLAIRASIEVDVRKERERRDKAEAEGGDVDLMDADNDEDEVPAITVDHFEEAMRFARRSVSDADIRRYEMFSTTLQQSRSFGNNFKSGQAQEGGASFQNEADDDE is encoded by the exons ATGGCTGACGATCCCTCTAAA GCTGTCACCGATGACTCCACCGCTACCGCCATCTTGAGGCAAAAGCGATC TCCAAACAGACTTATGGTCGACGAGAGTCCTCAAGAAGACAACAGTGTGGCCATACTTCATCCTAATACCATGGAGACACTTGGACTCTTCCG TGGAGATACCATCATCG TCCGAGGAAAGCGAAGAAGAGATACCGTTCTTATATGTTTGAGTCAAGATGACATCGAAGAGGGCAAGATTGCTATGAATAAAG TCGCTCGAGGCAATTGCGCGGTCAAGCTTGCCGATCTTGTTCACGTCTCTCCTGCCAATGACATCAAATATGGTAAAAGAATACACGTGCTTCCCTTCGCCGACTCGATAGAAG GTCTCTCCGGTAACCTCTTTGACGTATACCTTCGGCCATATTTCCTTGAAGCTTACCGACCCGTCCGAAAAG GTGACGTTTTCCAAGTTCGAGGTGGTATGAGAACTGTAGATTTCAAGGTCGTGGAAGTTGATCCATCGCCTTACTGC ATTGTCGCTTCTGACACC GTTATCCACACTGAAGGTGACCCAATTGACCGGGAAGCTGAGGAAGCAAACCTCAATGATGTAGGATACGACGATCTTGGTGGCTGCAGGAAACAACTTGCTCAA ATCCGAGAACTTGTCGAGCTTCCTTTGCGACACCCACAACTATTCAAAGCCATCGGTATTAAACCTCCTAGAGGTATCCTTATGTTCGGTCCCCCTGGTACCGGGAAGACTCTCATGGCCCGTGCTGTTGCCAACGAGACCGGtgctttcttcttccttatAAACGGTCCCGAGATCATGTCCAAGATGGCTG CAGCTATGCAACAGATCAGAGAGAAGATGGACTTGATAGATCTCGATGAAGAAACCATCGATGCCGAGGTTCTTGACTCTCTCGGTGTCACAATGGAGAACTTCCGATTCGCTCTTGGTGTCAACAACCCATCTGCACTTAGAGAGACTGTCGTTGAGATCCCTACCACTACTTGGGACGACATTGGAGGTTTGGACAAAGTCAAGCGAGAATTGCAAGAGACCGTTCAATATCCTGTGGAGCACCCCGAAAAATTCCTCAAGTATGGTATGTCTCCATCCAAAGGTGTCCTTTTCTACGGTCCCCCTGGTACCGGTAAAACCCTTTTGGCTAAGGC AATTGCCAATGAATGCCAAGCCAACTTCATCTCTATCAAGGGTCCTGAGCTTCTCACTATGTGGTTCGGAGAATCTGAGGCGAATGTGCGAGATGTTTTCGACAAAGCTCGAGCTGCTGCGCCATGTGTCATGTTCTTTGATGAGTTGGACTCCATCGCTAAATCGAGAGGTGGGTCCGGTGGCGACGGTGGTGGGGCAAGTGACCGGGTGTTGAACCAGATTTTG ACCGAGATGGATGGTATGAATGCCAAAAAGA ACGTGTTCATCATCGGAGCAACCA ACCGACCGGATCAGATCGATTCTGCTCTCCTGAGACCTGGGCGACTCGATCAA CTTATTTACATCCCTCTGCCGGACGAAACTTCCCGATTGTCTATCCTCAAAGCCACCCTACGAAAGTCTCCTATCGACCCTGGAGTCGATCTCAACTTCCTTGCCAAGAGCACTGCCGGGTTCTCCGGTGCGGATCTTACGGAAATTTGTCAACGTGCTGCTAAGCTTGCGATCCGAGCTAGTATTGAGGTTGACGTTAGAAAGGAGCGGGAAAGAAGGGATAAGGCTGAAGCCGAGGGTGGTGATGTTGACTTGATGGATGCCGATAATGACGAAGACGAGGTCCCTGCTATCACTGT TGATCACTTCGAAGAG GCCATGCGATTCGCTCGACGATCCGTCTCTGACGCTGACATCCGACGATATGAGATGTTCAGTACCACTCTTCAGCAATCAAGGTCGTTTGGTAACAACttcaag AGTGGGCAAGCCCAAGAAGGTGGAGCTAGTTTCCAGAACGAAGCCGACGATGACGAGTGA